GGCGCCGGGCTTCCCGCCCGTGGTCGGCAACCAGGTGCAGTTGAGCGGCGCGGTGTCCTGGGAACTCGATTTGTTCGGCCATTTGCGCAGGCTCACCGAAGCGGCGCGCGCCGATTATCTGAGCACGCAGTCCGCGCAGCAAGCCACGCGCATTTCCATCATTGCGAACGTAGCCACGTCGTATCTGCAACTGCGCGACTTCGACAATCAGCTCGTCATCGCGCAGGACACGCTCGAAAGCCGCAAGGGCGCGCTCGATCTTTTCAACGAGCGCTATGCGGGCGGTGTCGTTTCGAGGTTGCAGGTGAGCCAGGCGCAGTCGGAGTATCAATCGGCGCAGACCTCCGTGTATTCGATCCAGCAGGAAATCGCGACGCAGGAAGACGCGATTTCGCTGCTGCTGGGCCAGAATCCGGGGCCGATTCCGCGCGGCAAGTCGATCACCGAGCTGACCGCGCCCGCCATTCCCGCTGGCTTGCCGTCGACGCTGCTGGAGCGCCGGCCCGATATTCTGCAGGCCGAACAAACGCTCATTTCGGCGAACGCTTCGATTGGAGCCGCGCGCGCGCTGTATTTCCCGCAGATTTCGCTCACGGGATTGTTCGGCGCGGCGAGCACGGCGCTCTCGGGGCTCTGGACCGGCCCCGCGCGCATCTGGTCGTTCGCGGGCGCGGTCACGCAGCCGATTTTCCAGGGCGGCGCGATCGCGGGTGGCGTGCATCAGGCCGAAGCCGTGCAGCAGGAAGCGCTCTTCAGCTATGAGCAGACGATCCAGCAGGCGTTCGCCGATGTCGAGAATGCGCTCGTGGGCGTGGCGCGCACGCGCGATCAGCTGGATTCGACGACGCGCCAGGTGACTGCGCTCACGGAATACACGTCAGTTGCGCGCGATCTCTATGAGGGCGGCTACACGAGCTATCTGGAAGTGCTCGACGCGGAACGCAGCCTCTTCAATGCGCAATTGCAGCAGTCGTCGCTGCAGGACCAGGAACTCGCGCAGATCGTGAGCCTGTACAAGGCGCTCGGTTATGGCTGGACGCCGGCAGCGCCGCCGCCGGCGGCGGACAGCGCGAAGCCGTCGCAGTCTTGAACCGCGACGGCTTTGCTTCGAGGTGGCGTGACTAGTGTGATCAAGGTCACACAGGGCGAACCTGGCGCGGGCGCGCCGGTTCGTTTCATGGACTTTCCGAATTCAGCCAGCGCAGCGATTGCGGAGCGGGCTTGGTGGCTTTCGCGGTTTGCACGGCTTTGGGCGCCGGCTTCGCGGCTTTTTGCAACGGGATGGGCCGGGCGGCGGTGAGGGCGGCTGCGTGGCCGCTTGTTTGCGCGAGCGCGACGGGGCTCGCCGACGCGAACGCGAGCAGCGCGGCGGCGAACGTCAGGGTGTGGGGGCGAGTCATCTGAGTTCTCCCGCATGAACGAGCGGCAGGCGTTGGGTAACAGGCCAACGCTGCAAGCGGAAGTATGTTCTGAGGATACCCACCACGCGTCCATCATTTGATGGAGAAACGCGCGGCTTGTGTGGTGAACCCCACTTAACGGATGTGGATTCAGTCGGCGGGGCGGCGGTCGGCGAGCGCTCGTTCGCAGTCCTTGAGCACTTGCAGGACGAGCTTGGCCTGGTAGTTCAGGTCGTCGGTGTCGAGAATCTCCTCGACGGCGTCGCGCGCCCAGACCGCGTCGACGAACCACGCGTGCTGCTGCGCGATGTCCTGCGCCATGGCGGCGAGGCGCGCAATGGCGAGCCAGTCGGCCTCGCGCGCGTGACGGTCGAGCCACTTGTGCGCCGCCTGGACGTGAAAGGCCGCGTTGGGCCATGATTCGTTGAGATAGTAGGCCCCGAGGCTC
The nucleotide sequence above comes from Paraburkholderia flagellata. Encoded proteins:
- a CDS encoding efflux transporter outer membrane subunit; its protein translation is MKTRLNCTLRPFGLIVATACLGACAVGPDYHRPAVETPSTFRYASPQAEAVDTSLEWWTQFNDPVLNDLVTKALAQNKDLLIAAARVEEFYGRYVVTRAGLFPQVSANFGASRSRGVPAPGFPPVVGNQVQLSGAVSWELDLFGHLRRLTEAARADYLSTQSAQQATRISIIANVATSYLQLRDFDNQLVIAQDTLESRKGALDLFNERYAGGVVSRLQVSQAQSEYQSAQTSVYSIQQEIATQEDAISLLLGQNPGPIPRGKSITELTAPAIPAGLPSTLLERRPDILQAEQTLISANASIGAARALYFPQISLTGLFGAASTALSGLWTGPARIWSFAGAVTQPIFQGGAIAGGVHQAEAVQQEALFSYEQTIQQAFADVENALVGVARTRDQLDSTTRQVTALTEYTSVARDLYEGGYTSYLEVLDAERSLFNAQLQQSSLQDQELAQIVSLYKALGYGWTPAAPPPAADSAKPSQS